Proteins found in one Vallitalea guaymasensis genomic segment:
- a CDS encoding UDP-N-acetylmuramoyl-L-alanyl-D-glutamate--2,6-diaminopimelate ligase, with protein MKLQGLLKNIDYEVLQGNEDINISNIQYDSRKVTDASLFVCIKGFKVDGHNYAKSAVSKGAKAILVEDDIEGIDKDIAILKVGDTRKAIAYIAERYYNHPSNKFRLIGVTGTNGKTSITYLTKSIIEEFNKKTGIIGTIENRIGDEVLKASRTTPESLDLQELFYNMVQENVNAVVMEVSSHSLALHRVDACKFDVGIYTNLTLDHLDFHKTMENYRDAKLKLFKMCDTGVINIDDKYGPYMMENGTCKRYLTYGIENEEADLNATQLSIDLGGVTFNVVYEGNSYKITLNTPGKFSVYNALAAMGACLALNVPMDVVINGLEKNKGIRGRFQSFTSSKGYTVIVDYAHAPDGLLNVLQSMKEFAKARIITVFGCGGDRDTSKRPIMGEIAGNNSDYCVITSDNPRTEDPVSIIDEVEIGIKKTDCEYVKVADRLKGIHTALSMAKEGDLILIAGKGHEDYQILHDKVIHFDDAEVVLNYFMTEE; from the coding sequence TTGAAATTACAAGGACTATTAAAGAATATAGATTATGAAGTTTTACAAGGAAATGAAGATATCAATATATCAAATATACAGTATGATTCAAGAAAAGTGACTGATGCCAGTCTATTCGTTTGCATAAAAGGTTTTAAGGTAGATGGACATAATTATGCAAAGAGTGCAGTATCAAAAGGTGCAAAAGCTATTTTGGTAGAAGATGATATTGAAGGAATTGATAAGGATATTGCTATACTTAAAGTTGGTGACACAAGAAAAGCTATAGCATATATTGCTGAAAGATATTATAATCATCCATCCAATAAGTTTAGGCTGATTGGTGTTACTGGTACTAATGGAAAAACTTCAATTACTTATCTTACAAAGAGTATTATTGAGGAATTCAATAAAAAAACTGGAATTATTGGTACAATTGAGAATAGAATAGGAGATGAAGTTCTTAAGGCTAGTAGGACTACACCTGAATCACTTGATCTACAAGAATTATTCTATAATATGGTTCAGGAAAATGTTAATGCTGTAGTAATGGAAGTATCATCTCATTCACTTGCTCTTCATCGAGTTGACGCGTGCAAATTTGACGTAGGTATATACACCAATCTTACTTTAGATCACCTAGATTTTCATAAGACAATGGAAAATTACAGAGATGCCAAGTTGAAATTATTCAAAATGTGTGATACAGGAGTAATAAATATTGATGACAAGTATGGACCATACATGATGGAGAATGGCACATGCAAAAGATATCTTACTTATGGTATTGAAAATGAAGAAGCAGACTTGAATGCTACCCAGTTGAGTATTGACCTAGGTGGAGTTACTTTCAATGTGGTCTATGAAGGGAATTCATATAAGATAACTCTTAATACACCTGGAAAATTCAGCGTTTATAATGCGTTAGCAGCTATGGGAGCTTGTTTGGCTCTAAATGTACCTATGGATGTAGTTATAAATGGACTTGAAAAGAATAAAGGGATCAGAGGGAGATTTCAGTCTTTCACAAGCAGTAAAGGCTATACAGTAATTGTTGATTATGCTCATGCACCTGATGGATTGCTTAATGTGTTACAATCCATGAAAGAATTTGCAAAAGCTAGAATTATTACTGTATTCGGCTGTGGTGGAGATAGAGATACCAGCAAACGACCTATAATGGGGGAAATCGCTGGTAATAATTCCGATTATTGTGTAATAACTTCTGATAATCCAAGAACTGAAGATCCAGTTTCTATTATTGATGAAGTTGAAATAGGCATTAAAAAGACTGATTGTGAATATGTTAAAGTAGCTGATAGATTAAAAGGTATACACACAGCCCTTTCTATGGCAAAAGAAGGAGATTTAATCCTTATAGCGGGCAAGGGTCATGAAGATTACCAAATACTTCATGATAAAGTGATTCATTTTGATGATGCTGAAGTAGTATTGAATTATTTTATGACAGAAGAATAA
- a CDS encoding UDP-N-acetylmuramoyl-tripeptide--D-alanyl-D-alanine ligase produces MKQVDIETIAEVVKGSIIGKELLQQHIEYNNVSIDSRTIQKNDIFIPIKGDNFDGHDFILGAYEKGAIICFTEDKAKIPSDRLGLLVDDTGQALKDFAKYYLSMFEIPVIAVTGSVGKTSCKEMIGSVLSAKYLVHKTSGNFNNEIGLPLTIFKLEEKHQVVILEMGMNHYGELHRLSEIANPDIAVITNIGEAHIEYFGTKDNILKAKSEILDFLKEDGLVILNGDDPYLRKLKDRISFKTLTFGFDDSNDFYIDEYKILGWDGLEGTVKGDNREFDIRINTLGKHMLYNILPGIIIGNHLNMTVSEIEQGACNYKPYKMRMDKIILDNDIVVINDAYNASVDSMKSALETLANLDTSGRKVAILGDMFEMGERSRDAHSRIGEEAANKNIDLLICVGKDAKYIFDGAATRGMDKDKILYYGSKENLIDDIDDLVNNNDTIIIKASRGMHLEKIVEKLKSL; encoded by the coding sequence ATGAAGCAAGTAGATATAGAGACAATTGCTGAAGTAGTCAAAGGGAGTATTATAGGTAAAGAACTATTACAGCAACATATTGAATATAATAATGTCTCCATTGATTCAAGAACCATACAAAAAAACGATATATTCATACCTATAAAGGGAGATAACTTTGACGGTCATGATTTTATATTAGGGGCATATGAAAAAGGTGCTATAATATGTTTTACGGAAGATAAAGCAAAGATACCTTCTGATCGCTTAGGGTTATTGGTAGATGATACTGGGCAAGCTCTAAAAGATTTTGCCAAGTATTACCTTTCTATGTTTGAAATACCTGTTATAGCTGTAACAGGCAGTGTTGGAAAAACCAGCTGCAAAGAAATGATTGGGTCTGTTCTGAGTGCTAAGTATCTTGTTCATAAGACCAGCGGGAATTTTAACAACGAGATAGGGCTTCCTCTGACTATATTCAAGTTAGAAGAAAAACATCAAGTAGTTATTCTTGAAATGGGTATGAACCATTATGGTGAACTTCATAGACTCAGTGAGATTGCTAATCCAGATATAGCTGTAATTACCAACATTGGTGAAGCACATATTGAATACTTTGGTACGAAAGACAACATTCTGAAGGCTAAGAGTGAAATACTGGATTTCCTTAAGGAAGATGGTCTAGTAATATTAAATGGTGATGATCCTTATCTTAGAAAACTCAAGGATAGAATATCATTCAAGACACTTACTTTTGGTTTTGATGACAGTAATGATTTTTATATAGATGAATATAAAATATTAGGTTGGGATGGACTGGAAGGTACAGTAAAAGGAGATAACAGAGAGTTTGATATCAGAATAAATACACTTGGTAAACATATGTTGTATAATATATTACCAGGGATTATAATTGGGAATCATCTAAATATGACTGTAAGTGAAATTGAACAAGGTGCCTGCAATTATAAACCTTATAAGATGAGAATGGATAAAATTATTCTTGATAATGATATAGTAGTGATTAATGATGCTTATAATGCTAGTGTTGACTCTATGAAGTCTGCTCTCGAGACCTTGGCTAACTTAGATACTAGTGGCAGAAAAGTTGCTATTCTAGGAGATATGTTCGAGATGGGAGAAAGGTCTAGGGACGCTCATAGCAGAATAGGAGAAGAAGCAGCTAATAAAAACATCGATCTGCTTATATGTGTAGGTAAAGATGCCAAATATATTTTTGATGGTGCTGCTACTCGTGGAATGGATAAAGATAAAATATTATATTATGGTTCAAAAGAAAATCTAATAGATGATATTGATGATTTGGTTAACAACAATGACACAATTATAATAAAAGCATCTAGAGGAATGCATCTTGAGAAGATAGTAGAAAAGTTAAAATCATTATAA
- the mraY gene encoding phospho-N-acetylmuramoyl-pentapeptide-transferase, with the protein MTNTSYIIPVLISFFISVVLCPIVIPFLARLKFGQFVRDDGPRTHLKKAGTPTMGGVVILAGILLTSLIYVGSNPDIIPILFITVSFGIIGFLDDFIKVVMKRSLGLKAYQKIIAQLIITGLYCYYMFNVVSLGTEIYLPFTGGLAIDLGWAYIPLIFIIMIGTVNSVNLTDGLDGLASGVTVLVATFFTVVSIGIKSEITPITCAAVGSLLGFLLFNTYPAKVFMGDTGSLALGGFVAATAIYLKMPIFLLIVGLIYVVEALSVMIQVFYFKLTKKRFFKMAPIHHHFELSGWNETKVVVVFCIITAILSLIGLLAFNGFF; encoded by the coding sequence ATGACAAATACATCCTATATAATACCAGTACTGATTTCATTTTTTATAAGTGTGGTGCTGTGTCCAATTGTTATCCCGTTTTTGGCTAGACTGAAATTCGGTCAATTCGTAAGGGATGATGGACCAAGAACTCATTTGAAGAAAGCGGGAACACCTACTATGGGTGGTGTAGTTATACTGGCAGGAATACTTTTGACATCATTGATTTATGTTGGAAGCAATCCTGATATTATACCTATACTATTCATAACTGTAAGTTTCGGTATTATAGGATTCCTAGATGATTTTATTAAAGTAGTTATGAAACGTTCTCTAGGATTGAAAGCTTATCAAAAAATTATAGCTCAGTTAATAATAACTGGATTATACTGTTATTACATGTTCAATGTAGTTTCACTGGGTACAGAGATTTATCTTCCTTTTACAGGAGGATTGGCAATTGACCTTGGATGGGCTTACATACCATTGATATTCATTATTATGATTGGTACAGTGAACAGTGTTAATCTAACAGATGGATTAGACGGTTTAGCTTCTGGTGTTACAGTATTGGTTGCTACATTTTTTACAGTAGTTAGTATAGGAATAAAAAGTGAGATTACACCTATTACATGTGCTGCTGTAGGTAGTTTGCTAGGGTTCTTATTATTCAATACTTACCCTGCTAAAGTATTCATGGGAGATACAGGTTCTCTTGCTTTAGGTGGTTTTGTTGCTGCTACAGCCATATACTTGAAAATGCCTATATTTTTATTGATAGTTGGATTAATCTATGTTGTTGAAGCTTTATCAGTTATGATTCAAGTATTTTATTTTAAACTTACTAAAAAGAGATTCTTTAAAATGGCGCCTATACATCATCATTTTGAATTATCTGGATGGAATGAGACAAAAGTTGTTGTGGTTTTCTGTATAATTACAGCAATTCTAAGTCTAATAGGACTATTAGCTTTTAATGGATTTTTTTAG
- the murD gene encoding UDP-N-acetylmuramoyl-L-alanine--D-glutamate ligase, translating into MELKDKNILVIGMALSGISAAKLCLEKKADVTVYDGKSKEQLVDSIKLFDGKEPRFVFGDFDYSILDNIWLVIVSPGVPLDLPFMKKIFELGIPVWSEIELSYRFCDAPIVAITGTNGKTTTTTLVGEIMETYYNNTFVVGNIGIPFSQIIDKTDKDSKIVAEISSFQLETIHEFAPRVSAILNITPDHLNRHKTYDNYIDAKFRITENQSKDDYCIINYDNEICRGLADRIPCNIFYFSKSKIDAKGIYLKDGYVCTNVHGAEERVIDINKLGEHNVENIMAAVAITICMQVPIDVISKVIENFRGVAHRVEYVTTVEGAKYFNDSKATNEDAAINGIKSMKSNTILIGGGMDKGGSYDSWIQAFDNKVKGLILFGETAYKIEDAARANGFESIYQVDNLKEAVDKAYTLAESGDNVLLSPACASWDMFKNFEERGNLFKQYVSELDKQ; encoded by the coding sequence ATGGAATTAAAGGATAAGAACATACTCGTTATTGGAATGGCATTAAGTGGTATAAGTGCAGCTAAATTATGCTTAGAAAAAAAAGCTGATGTCACAGTATATGATGGAAAAAGCAAGGAGCAATTGGTAGACAGTATAAAATTATTTGATGGAAAAGAACCAAGATTTGTTTTTGGAGATTTTGATTACAGTATTCTGGATAATATCTGGCTGGTGATAGTAAGTCCTGGTGTACCTCTTGATCTTCCTTTCATGAAGAAGATTTTTGAGTTAGGTATTCCTGTATGGAGTGAAATAGAATTATCCTATAGATTTTGTGATGCTCCTATTGTAGCTATTACTGGAACTAATGGAAAAACGACTACAACAACACTTGTTGGTGAAATAATGGAAACTTATTATAATAATACTTTTGTTGTTGGTAATATTGGTATTCCTTTTTCCCAGATAATTGATAAAACGGACAAAGATTCGAAAATAGTAGCTGAAATAAGCAGTTTTCAGCTTGAGACAATACATGAGTTTGCTCCAAGAGTGAGCGCTATACTAAACATAACTCCAGATCATCTTAATAGGCATAAAACATATGATAATTACATTGATGCAAAATTTAGAATAACTGAAAATCAATCAAAAGACGATTACTGTATCATTAATTATGATAATGAAATATGCAGAGGGTTGGCTGATAGGATTCCATGTAATATCTTCTATTTTAGCAAATCTAAGATAGATGCTAAAGGGATCTATTTAAAAGATGGTTATGTTTGTACTAATGTTCATGGAGCAGAAGAAAGAGTCATAGATATAAATAAGTTAGGTGAACACAATGTTGAAAACATTATGGCGGCAGTAGCGATTACAATATGTATGCAGGTTCCTATTGATGTGATTAGTAAAGTAATAGAGAATTTTAGAGGAGTTGCCCATAGAGTTGAATATGTAACCACTGTTGAAGGTGCTAAGTATTTTAATGATTCCAAGGCAACTAATGAAGACGCAGCCATTAATGGAATAAAATCAATGAAAAGTAATACAATATTAATTGGTGGCGGTATGGATAAAGGTGGAAGTTACGATAGCTGGATACAAGCATTCGATAATAAAGTAAAAGGTTTGATTCTATTTGGTGAGACAGCATACAAGATTGAGGATGCTGCTAGAGCGAATGGATTTGAATCAATATATCAAGTAGATAACCTGAAAGAGGCAGTAGATAAGGCATATACTTTAGCTGAAAGTGGAGACAATGTTTTGTTATCACCTGCATGTGCAAGCTGGGATATGTTCAAAAACTTTGAAGAAAGAGGTAATTTATTCAAGCAATATGTAAGTGAATTAGATAAGCAATAG
- a CDS encoding FtsW/RodA/SpoVE family cell cycle protein: protein MLHEKTIKRHRKKRSLLKKKKNQTDFTLVAIVVILIVFGIIMIYSSSYYYSIDMYNDSTHYLKKQIVWGVLGIVVMMIVSRIDFHIFNRFALLIYIMSLGFLVLVLLVGKEIKGAKRWLIIGPVNFQPSEFAKLMIIIVIAYIASKMVSHLDKYRLMMFILFIIGIPTALVGATNMSTAIVVFAIGVAILFVAVPKVYKLMLITALPGAVGAVLGILLAGYRADRVKIWLEGPWTDPLGKGYQTIQSLYAIGTGGLFGTGLGQSMQKRGFIPEAHNDIIFSIVCEELGLFGALALIILFILLIWRCMVIASNCSDLNSLLIVVGVMAQIGLQVIINIAVVTNSIPATGMPLPFISYGGSSLLFLMVEIGMVLGIARRSKISKAG from the coding sequence ATGTTGCATGAAAAAACAATCAAGAGACATCGTAAGAAGCGGTCGCTTTTAAAGAAGAAAAAAAATCAGACAGATTTTACTCTTGTTGCAATAGTGGTTATTCTTATTGTTTTTGGTATCATTATGATATATAGCTCTAGTTATTATTATAGTATTGACATGTACAATGATAGTACTCATTACCTTAAGAAGCAGATTGTATGGGGTGTTCTAGGAATTGTCGTAATGATGATTGTATCAAGAATAGACTTTCATATATTTAATAGGTTTGCTTTGTTAATTTACATAATGTCTCTAGGTTTTTTGGTTCTGGTATTACTTGTTGGTAAAGAAATAAAAGGGGCTAAGAGATGGTTGATTATTGGACCTGTCAATTTCCAGCCTTCTGAGTTTGCCAAGTTGATGATTATTATTGTTATTGCTTATATTGCATCGAAAATGGTTAGTCACTTAGATAAATATAGATTGATGATGTTCATATTATTTATTATAGGAATTCCAACAGCGTTGGTTGGTGCAACCAACATGAGTACTGCTATTGTAGTTTTTGCAATAGGTGTGGCTATTTTATTTGTGGCAGTACCCAAAGTCTACAAACTGATGTTGATTACTGCTCTGCCCGGTGCTGTAGGTGCTGTACTTGGAATATTACTGGCTGGTTATAGAGCAGATAGAGTTAAGATATGGCTTGAAGGACCGTGGACAGATCCCCTTGGAAAAGGATATCAGACTATTCAATCCTTATATGCTATTGGTACAGGTGGTTTATTTGGTACCGGGTTAGGTCAAAGTATGCAAAAAAGAGGTTTCATCCCTGAGGCACATAACGATATCATATTTTCAATAGTATGTGAAGAATTAGGTTTATTCGGAGCTTTGGCGCTTATCATTTTGTTTATCTTACTTATATGGAGATGTATGGTAATAGCTAGTAATTGTTCTGATCTTAATAGTTTGCTTATTGTTGTTGGTGTTATGGCACAGATTGGATTACAAGTAATAATTAATATCGCAGTAGTTACTAATTCAATACCTGCAACAGGTATGCCGCTGCCATTCATTAGTTATGGAGGTTCTTCATTACTATTTCTTATGGTTGAGATAGGAATGGTGCTTGGTATAGCTAGAAGATCAAAGATTAGTAAGGCGGGATAG
- the murA gene encoding UDP-N-acetylglucosamine 1-carboxyvinyltransferase, whose amino-acid sequence MGKYIIEGGYSLSGEIKVQGSKNAVLPLLAATVLNEGKTYFHNCPKILDVYNMLNILTSIGCTIEWDGDVLIIDSSDITTHIIPEKYVQMMRSSIILLGSVLGRLKTVKISFPGGCSIGTRPIDLHLKALKQMNVDIKDRHGFIECSTNEIIGNKVSLDYPSVGATENIMLTAVLSEGITTINNAAKEPEIVELQEFLCEMGAKIEGAGTDTITIKGVNKLKSVEYRIMPDRIVAGTYMCAVAAAGGEVLLKDVCKEHLNSTITKINEMGCFTKEFEDSILIKAPERLKSLDLIRTQPYPGFPTDMQAQLMSCLVTADGTSIIAETIFESRYKHVAELVRMGADIIIDGRIAVLKGVNRLNGAEVFAEDLRGGAALVLAGLGAEGKTIVNNASHILRGYENLEKDLSLLGAKIKYSSD is encoded by the coding sequence ATGGGTAAATATATTATAGAAGGCGGATACAGTCTAAGTGGCGAAATAAAAGTGCAAGGGTCAAAGAATGCAGTTCTCCCATTACTTGCAGCTACTGTTTTAAATGAAGGGAAGACATATTTTCATAACTGTCCAAAAATATTAGATGTCTATAATATGCTAAATATATTAACTTCCATAGGGTGTACTATTGAATGGGATGGCGATGTATTGATAATCGACTCTTCCGATATAACAACTCATATAATACCAGAAAAATATGTTCAGATGATGAGATCTTCCATTATCCTATTAGGTTCTGTTCTTGGAAGATTAAAAACTGTGAAGATATCTTTCCCAGGTGGTTGTTCTATTGGAACTCGTCCAATTGATTTGCACTTGAAAGCTTTAAAGCAGATGAATGTAGATATAAAAGATAGGCATGGATTTATTGAATGTAGTACTAACGAAATAATTGGCAATAAGGTTAGTCTTGATTATCCAAGTGTTGGAGCTACTGAAAATATAATGTTGACAGCAGTACTCTCAGAAGGAATTACAACTATTAATAATGCTGCTAAAGAACCTGAAATAGTAGAATTACAAGAATTTTTATGTGAAATGGGAGCTAAGATAGAAGGGGCAGGAACAGATACAATTACCATAAAAGGTGTTAATAAGTTAAAATCAGTTGAATATAGGATAATGCCAGATAGAATAGTAGCAGGTACTTACATGTGTGCAGTTGCTGCTGCTGGAGGAGAAGTCCTACTGAAAGACGTATGTAAAGAACATCTAAACTCAACAATAACTAAAATTAATGAGATGGGATGTTTTACAAAAGAATTTGAAGATAGTATATTAATAAAAGCGCCTGAAAGACTAAAGTCGCTTGATCTCATAAGAACACAACCTTATCCGGGTTTTCCTACTGATATGCAAGCCCAGTTAATGAGTTGTCTTGTTACAGCTGACGGAACAAGTATCATAGCTGAAACAATATTTGAATCAAGGTATAAACATGTTGCAGAATTAGTCAGAATGGGTGCAGATATTATTATAGATGGAAGAATAGCAGTATTAAAGGGAGTTAACAGATTAAACGGAGCAGAAGTTTTTGCGGAAGATTTACGAGGTGGTGCAGCATTAGTACTAGCAGGCCTAGGAGCAGAAGGTAAAACTATTGTTAATAATGCTAGTCATATTTTAAGAGGATACGAGAATTTGGAAAAAGATTTAAGCTTGTTGGGAGCCAAGATAAAATACTCTTCAGATTAA
- a CDS encoding cell division protein FtsQ/DivIB, translated as MSNVISMEKVRKRKNKTGKFVLLIICLVFILVIFAFQLINVNIITVIGNKIYSEEKIKNIVGIHEKTNLFVYKLASKELNLEEYPYIENIDIKYRSFNNVDIVVNEKSVISYIPYMGKYLCLSKDGTVIDYTNDLQVNIPIVHGLSFDHFVIGDKLFTDDTDIFKSILEISHKMKKFDFKIDYIDFNYNDPEQIIIKIDKISISIGNINDINRKFELLKDLIGKLPEGVDGTINLTDADKRNIIFTPYNSK; from the coding sequence ATGTCTAATGTTATTTCGATGGAAAAAGTTAGAAAGCGTAAAAATAAAACAGGTAAATTTGTCTTATTAATAATTTGCTTAGTGTTTATCCTAGTTATTTTTGCCTTTCAACTTATTAATGTAAATATCATTACTGTTATAGGAAATAAAATATATAGTGAAGAGAAAATAAAAAATATAGTAGGTATTCATGAAAAGACAAATCTATTTGTATATAAGTTAGCTTCTAAAGAATTGAATTTGGAAGAATATCCATATATCGAGAATATAGATATTAAGTACCGTTCTTTTAACAATGTAGATATTGTGGTAAATGAAAAAAGTGTAATATCCTATATTCCATATATGGGTAAATATCTATGTCTTAGTAAAGACGGTACTGTTATTGATTATACAAATGATTTGCAGGTTAATATACCTATTGTGCACGGGCTATCTTTTGACCATTTTGTAATTGGGGACAAGCTATTTACAGATGATACTGACATTTTCAAATCTATTTTAGAAATTTCACATAAAATGAAAAAATTTGATTTCAAAATAGATTATATAGATTTTAATTATAATGACCCAGAACAAATTATAATAAAAATCGACAAAATATCTATATCAATCGGCAACATAAATGACATTAATAGGAAATTTGAACTATTAAAGGACTTAATAGGCAAATTGCCTGAAGGTGTGGATGGAACAATTAACTTAACTGACGCAGATAAAAGAAATATAATATTTACTCCCTATAATAGTAAATAA